The following are from one region of the Achromobacter xylosoxidans genome:
- a CDS encoding response regulator transcription factor: protein MATSPAAGANCRVLIVEDDPVISGNLYTFLEARGFLPDAAYSGPAALERLREQRFDALILDIGLPGMDGNAVLHTLRNDMRADVPVLMLTARDSLEDKLVGFSHGADDYLTKPFALLEVEARLIALIQRSKGATVDSVRAFGPLSYDTRNRAVSVNGTPVHLTRKAGLIIEALLRDPGRVVSREELESMLWGNEPPSSDALRSQVHLLRRALADAGFDGIETIHGTGWRLTLEAGAAR, encoded by the coding sequence ATGGCAACCAGTCCCGCGGCGGGCGCGAATTGCAGGGTATTGATCGTCGAGGATGATCCGGTGATCTCCGGCAACCTGTACACCTTCCTGGAAGCGCGCGGCTTCCTGCCCGATGCCGCCTATTCGGGGCCGGCCGCGCTGGAGCGGCTGAGGGAGCAGCGCTTCGATGCCCTGATCCTGGACATCGGCCTGCCGGGCATGGACGGCAACGCCGTGTTGCATACGCTGCGCAACGACATGCGCGCCGACGTTCCGGTGCTGATGCTGACGGCGCGTGACAGCCTGGAAGACAAACTGGTCGGGTTCTCGCATGGCGCTGATGATTATCTGACCAAACCTTTTGCGCTGCTTGAGGTCGAGGCGCGCCTGATTGCGCTGATCCAGCGCTCCAAGGGGGCGACGGTGGATTCGGTGCGGGCTTTCGGCCCGCTGTCCTACGACACCCGCAACCGCGCGGTGTCGGTCAACGGCACTCCCGTGCATCTCACGCGCAAGGCCGGCCTCATCATCGAAGCGCTGTTGCGCGATCCTGGCAGGGTGGTCTCGCGCGAGGAGCTGGAGTCCATGCTGTGGGGCAACGAACCGCCTTCCTCGGACGCGCTGCGCAGCCAGGTGCACCTGTTGCGCCGCGCCTTGGCCGATGCCGGCTTCGATGGCATCGAAACCATACATGGGACCGGCTGGCGCCTGACGCTGGAAGCTGGAGCGGCCAGATGA
- a CDS encoding sensor histidine kinase — MSGISAASVGGTLTQRVVWALTGTVALFVTALALLAYLTFDQMEDDLVNDILNTEMDRLVQHAQVSDGFLPREGVRELGGSMRAWVSVDGKRPTGMPQEIDALDSGLHLVEPGAYTWHVMVAETARGKVYLLYDATENEGRVHDFGLIVLGVGAICVVGAYALSRRVAAIAVGPLLDLTDRLATWAPGAPDMAVTRDDEAGRLIEAFNRVQNQVDRSIAREREFAGNLSHEVRTPLAAIRSDSELMLLTQVLTPDQRQRLTRVVDNVDDVIVSLESARSMARDELRPAESVDLSECMDNAWRGYEAQAGLAGLGFENRIAAGQVRMLDRYALLTVLRNLIRNAVEHAAPATLTASVTADGALELRDDGKGIAADDLPFLFRRYYSGRMRDSGAGSPDETARGLGLAIAKRVCDMQGWSLTVDSSRQGEQRGTCFTLRFEADEGHAMAAAGGAQGQI, encoded by the coding sequence ATGAGCGGCATTTCCGCGGCGTCGGTCGGGGGTACGCTAACCCAGCGGGTGGTGTGGGCGCTGACCGGAACCGTGGCGTTGTTCGTGACGGCGCTGGCCCTGCTGGCCTACCTGACTTTCGACCAGATGGAAGACGACCTGGTCAACGACATTCTGAATACGGAAATGGACCGGCTGGTGCAGCATGCGCAGGTCAGCGACGGTTTTCTGCCCCGTGAAGGCGTGCGCGAACTGGGCGGCTCCATGCGCGCCTGGGTCAGCGTGGACGGCAAGCGGCCCACTGGCATGCCCCAGGAAATCGATGCCCTGGACAGCGGCCTGCATCTGGTCGAACCGGGCGCCTACACCTGGCATGTGATGGTGGCCGAAACGGCGCGGGGCAAGGTGTACCTGCTTTACGACGCCACCGAGAACGAAGGGCGGGTTCACGACTTCGGCCTGATCGTGCTGGGCGTGGGCGCCATTTGCGTGGTGGGCGCCTATGCGCTGTCGCGGCGCGTGGCCGCCATCGCGGTCGGGCCGCTGCTGGACCTGACCGACCGGCTGGCCACTTGGGCGCCTGGCGCGCCCGATATGGCGGTGACGCGCGACGATGAGGCGGGGCGACTGATAGAGGCCTTCAACCGGGTGCAGAACCAGGTGGACAGGTCGATTGCGCGCGAGCGCGAATTCGCGGGCAATCTCAGCCACGAGGTGCGCACGCCCTTGGCCGCGATCCGCTCGGATAGCGAGTTGATGCTGCTGACCCAGGTATTGACCCCGGACCAGCGCCAGCGGCTGACCCGCGTGGTGGACAACGTGGACGATGTGATCGTGTCGCTGGAGAGCGCACGCTCCATGGCGCGGGATGAGCTGCGCCCGGCGGAGTCCGTCGACCTCAGCGAATGCATGGACAACGCCTGGCGCGGCTACGAAGCCCAGGCAGGGTTGGCTGGGCTTGGTTTCGAAAACCGGATCGCCGCCGGTCAGGTTCGCATGCTGGATCGCTATGCCTTGCTGACCGTGTTGCGCAACCTGATCCGCAACGCGGTGGAGCACGCCGCGCCGGCGACGCTGACCGCGAGCGTGACCGCCGACGGCGCGCTGGAGCTGCGCGACGATGGCAAGGGCATTGCCGCCGACGACTTGCCTTTCCTGTTCCGCCGCTATTACAGCGGCCGCATGCGGGATTCCGGCGCGGGCAGCCCCGACGAAACGGCGCGCGGGCTGGGGCTGGCGATCGCCAAGCGCGTCTGCGACATGCA